One stretch of Streptomyces sp. R21 DNA includes these proteins:
- a CDS encoding cytochrome P450, whose protein sequence is MTDPTQDPRFLQDPYPTYAAMRSTCPVQAVPAGSGGRTSYLVTGYAEAREVLGDARLSKDTAAFFADKGSQRRLHPAVAHTMLASDPPQHTRLRKLVTKAFTKGAVAQLRPFIGRVTDELLDQWPVGEQFDFVTGLAIPLPVIVICELLGVPAEDRPDVQSWSGALFAARNPDVIDAASHSLADYITSLIAAKRLNPGSSLLDRLISARDGDDHLSEEELVSLAVLLLVAGHETTTNFLGNATLALLQRPAELDRLRRNPDDVSDVLDELLRFDSPVSTSTFRFTTEPVTLGGTDIPADAPVLIALGAANRDPQRFTSPDLLDLDRDATAHLSFGHGIHRCVGAPLAKAEAEIALRAVLSRFPAIRLAAPPDHLEWRRTRLVRGLSALPVLV, encoded by the coding sequence ATGACCGACCCGACGCAGGACCCCCGCTTCCTCCAGGACCCCTACCCCACTTACGCGGCCATGCGCTCCACGTGCCCGGTGCAGGCCGTGCCCGCCGGCTCCGGTGGGCGCACCAGCTATCTGGTCACCGGCTACGCGGAAGCCAGGGAAGTTCTCGGCGACGCTCGACTCTCGAAGGACACGGCCGCGTTCTTCGCAGACAAGGGGTCGCAGCGTCGCCTGCACCCGGCGGTGGCACACACCATGCTGGCCAGCGACCCACCCCAACACACCCGGCTGCGCAAGCTGGTGACCAAGGCGTTCACGAAAGGGGCCGTCGCGCAGCTGCGTCCGTTCATCGGCCGGGTCACCGACGAGCTGCTGGATCAGTGGCCCGTCGGCGAGCAGTTCGACTTCGTGACCGGCCTGGCGATACCGCTGCCGGTCATCGTGATCTGCGAACTGCTCGGAGTCCCGGCGGAAGACCGACCCGATGTCCAGTCCTGGTCCGGAGCGCTGTTCGCAGCGCGGAACCCCGACGTCATCGACGCGGCCTCGCACTCCCTGGCCGACTACATCACGAGCCTCATCGCCGCCAAGCGCCTGAACCCCGGAAGTTCTCTCCTCGACCGGCTCATCTCGGCTCGCGACGGAGACGACCATCTCAGCGAGGAGGAGCTGGTCTCCCTTGCCGTACTGCTGCTGGTGGCCGGGCACGAGACCACCACCAACTTCCTCGGCAACGCCACCCTGGCGCTGCTCCAGCGTCCGGCCGAGCTGGATCGCCTACGCAGGAATCCGGACGATGTCTCGGACGTGCTCGACGAGCTGCTTCGGTTCGACTCCCCCGTCAGTACATCAACCTTCCGGTTCACCACGGAGCCCGTGACGCTCGGCGGTACCGATATCCCGGCCGATGCCCCGGTACTGATCGCCCTCGGAGCCGCCAACCGCGACCCGCAGCGGTTCACGTCACCGGACCTGCTCGACCTGGACCGAGACGCCACCGCGCACCTCAGCTTCGGCCACGGCATCCACCGCTGCGTCGGGGCTCCCCTGGCCAAGGCCGAGGCGGAGATCGCCCTGCGAGCGGTACTGAGCCGGTTCCCCGCAATCCGACTCGCCGCACCACCCGACCACTTGGAGTGGCGGCGCACCCGTCTCGTTCGCGGTCTCTCTGCGCTTCCCGTGCTGGTGTAG